The Rhodocytophaga rosea genome has a segment encoding these proteins:
- a CDS encoding glycosyltransferase family 4 protein encodes MKIIYIHQYFKTYADGGSSRSYYLAKALIKQGHQVEMITSHNKKAYQKVRIEGITVHYLPVFYDTKLGFLGRILSFLRFVIQASRLALSIKNAGLCYATSTPLTVGITALLLKKLKNIPFYFEVRDLWPQAPIEMGVIRNGFIQKIIRGFEKLVYRQAQKIIALSPGMAQDISQKITDLGKIHVIPNMADCDFFQADEPTFPQKTNTFTISYFGAVGKVNQLNYLVEAARYFQEKQLSGVRFQVVGKGNANAQVQQLAQQYQLNNMTFHPHVDKFTLREMLAHTDAVYISFAQKPVMETSSPNKFFDALAAGKLCITNTSGWVRESIEEADCGFYASPDEPDDFYKKLLPYLASKRKLKEAKSSARYLAETQFSREILTKTFVGLFPQSKPIAISKEVAVVPE; translated from the coding sequence ATGAAAATAATTTATATACACCAGTACTTTAAAACTTATGCTGACGGCGGTTCCTCAAGGTCGTATTACCTGGCAAAAGCCTTAATCAAACAGGGGCATCAGGTGGAGATGATCACCAGCCACAATAAGAAAGCCTACCAGAAAGTACGGATCGAAGGTATTACCGTTCATTACCTGCCGGTATTTTACGATACAAAACTGGGTTTTTTAGGACGTATCCTGTCTTTTCTGAGATTTGTCATTCAGGCATCCAGGCTGGCGCTTTCTATCAAAAATGCAGGATTATGTTACGCTACCTCTACACCGCTGACGGTTGGGATAACTGCTCTGTTGCTAAAAAAACTAAAAAATATTCCCTTCTATTTTGAAGTAAGGGATTTATGGCCCCAGGCACCCATCGAAATGGGCGTCATCCGTAATGGGTTCATTCAGAAAATAATCCGGGGTTTCGAGAAACTCGTTTACCGGCAGGCACAAAAGATCATCGCCCTGTCGCCAGGAATGGCACAAGATATTAGTCAGAAAATAACAGACCTGGGTAAAATTCATGTAATTCCCAATATGGCGGATTGTGATTTTTTTCAGGCGGATGAACCTACATTTCCGCAAAAGACAAATACATTCACCATCAGTTATTTTGGAGCTGTAGGTAAGGTTAATCAATTAAATTATCTGGTAGAAGCCGCCCGTTATTTTCAGGAGAAACAACTAAGTGGTGTCCGGTTTCAGGTAGTGGGAAAAGGCAATGCCAATGCACAGGTGCAACAGCTGGCGCAACAGTATCAGTTGAATAATATGACGTTTCATCCCCATGTAGATAAATTTACACTGAGGGAAATGTTAGCACATACAGATGCTGTGTATATTTCGTTTGCGCAGAAACCAGTAATGGAAACCAGCAGCCCTAATAAGTTTTTTGATGCCCTGGCAGCGGGTAAATTGTGTATTACCAATACAAGTGGCTGGGTAAGGGAATCAATTGAAGAAGCCGATTGTGGTTTTTATGCCTCTCCCGATGAACCAGATGATTTTTATAAAAAACTACTTCCCTATCTGGCCAGTAAGCGGAAATTAAAAGAGGCAAAATCTTCTGCCCGCTACTTGGCAGAAACGCAGTTTTCACGGGAAATATTGACAAAAACGTTTGTGGGCCTGTTTCCTCAATCGAAACCTATTGCTATTTCAAAAGAGGTAGCTGTGGTGCCGGAATAA
- the asnB gene encoding asparagine synthase (glutamine-hydrolyzing), with product MCGIHLIIDKTFQLSQAPVQQMLQALHYRGPDAASQLSIKNHNHCVYIAQNRLRITDIRSEADTLFQSEDGRYTLAYNGEIYNYQDIRKRLERSYHFRTQSDTEVLLYLLIAEGLEGISQVNGMFAFTFYDRMEEKLYLCRDRFGMKPLFYAENEKYLIVSSEIKGILASGLIEKEPNSKQIPHYLRFKFAQRPNTFYKNIYEIEPGYVYIYNPGKSLLKSSKLPAFQVSVPENFSLTQIEQSLVEAVQMHLPAEVPAGLFLSGGVDSTLLLAMIRESGKKDFPVFSIANSAKDASFGTQDYLFARKAAQQYGAAYHEIEISPDLLANFYAFVEKIDQPVGDGAAWLTWLLSQEAKKFVKVIISGAGADELFAGYNRHQAYFQYLKHYSWLQYLLPVLKKSAFLLPDGSSHPFRKQARLLHKLLSQMDVSRQQTFVNFTAHLAFAETNSEDNLFPEATGQNMEQYLQQALQYDREHFLSADVLAITDRMTMQASLEARLPYLDAHLSALMESIPASVLLQKGKKWILKDILSRKGGQAYVQRSKEGFGMPFGQWLKSVNGKFLRELLQNRKALLYEHTSYAEINKLVQLHLAGKSDYSSELWTIVLLIAWLEQEFGKKM from the coding sequence ATGTGTGGGATTCACCTGATCATTGACAAAACCTTTCAGCTATCGCAAGCGCCAGTACAACAGATGCTGCAAGCCCTGCACTACCGGGGTCCTGATGCTGCCAGTCAACTGAGTATCAAAAACCATAATCATTGTGTATATATCGCCCAGAACCGGCTCCGGATTACGGATATCCGAAGTGAGGCAGATACATTATTTCAATCGGAAGACGGGAGGTATACGCTGGCTTACAATGGAGAAATCTATAACTACCAGGACATACGAAAGCGCCTGGAACGGAGCTATCATTTCCGCACGCAATCGGATACGGAAGTGCTGCTGTATCTGCTGATAGCAGAAGGTTTGGAAGGAATTAGCCAGGTGAATGGCATGTTTGCCTTCACTTTTTATGACAGGATGGAAGAAAAACTCTACCTGTGCCGGGATCGCTTTGGTATGAAACCGCTATTTTATGCAGAGAATGAAAAATACTTGATTGTTTCCTCCGAAATCAAAGGAATTCTGGCTTCGGGGCTTATCGAAAAAGAGCCGAACAGCAAGCAGATCCCTCATTATTTGCGTTTTAAATTTGCCCAACGGCCTAATACTTTTTACAAGAACATTTATGAAATAGAACCAGGCTACGTTTACATATATAACCCTGGAAAATCCCTGTTGAAATCCAGCAAACTACCTGCATTTCAGGTAAGCGTTCCTGAAAACTTTTCACTCACACAGATTGAACAGTCGCTTGTTGAAGCTGTACAAATGCATTTGCCGGCAGAAGTTCCGGCAGGTTTATTTCTGAGTGGGGGAGTAGATTCTACCTTACTTCTTGCAATGATCCGGGAATCTGGTAAAAAGGATTTTCCTGTCTTTTCCATCGCTAATTCGGCTAAAGATGCTTCGTTTGGAACGCAGGATTACCTGTTTGCCAGGAAAGCCGCTCAGCAGTACGGAGCAGCTTATCATGAAATAGAAATCAGTCCGGATTTGCTAGCGAATTTTTATGCGTTTGTTGAGAAAATAGATCAGCCGGTGGGAGATGGGGCAGCCTGGCTTACCTGGTTATTATCGCAGGAAGCAAAGAAATTTGTAAAAGTCATTATTTCTGGTGCAGGGGCAGATGAACTGTTTGCCGGATATAACCGGCATCAGGCTTATTTTCAATATTTAAAGCACTATTCCTGGCTTCAATACCTGCTTCCAGTATTGAAAAAGTCAGCTTTTTTATTACCTGACGGTTCGAGTCATCCGTTCCGGAAACAAGCCAGACTATTACACAAGTTACTCAGCCAGATGGATGTATCAAGGCAGCAAACCTTTGTTAATTTTACGGCGCATCTCGCTTTTGCGGAAACAAATTCAGAGGATAATCTTTTCCCGGAAGCTACCGGACAAAACATGGAACAATACCTGCAACAAGCACTTCAATATGACCGGGAACATTTTCTTTCAGCAGATGTACTGGCGATTACCGATAGAATGACCATGCAGGCGAGCCTGGAAGCCCGTTTGCCTTATCTGGATGCTCATCTGAGTGCACTGATGGAATCTATTCCTGCCAGTGTATTGTTACAGAAGGGAAAAAAATGGATATTGAAAGACATACTCAGCCGTAAAGGCGGACAAGCGTATGTGCAGCGCAGCAAAGAAGGTTTTGGCATGCCTTTCGGGCAATGGCTTAAATCGGTAAATGGAAAATTTTTAAGAGAACTGCTGCAAAACCGCAAGGCTTTACTATATGAACATACATCATATGCCGAAATAAATAAGCTAGTACAGTTGCATCTGGCTGGAAAATCGGACTATTCTTCCGAACTTTGGACAATTGTATTGCTGATTGCCTGGCTGGAACAAGAATTTGGAAAGAAAATGTAA
- a CDS encoding cellulase family glycosylhydrolase — protein MRYIPLLILLLAACQGKPTEERQQQKQQPKPISLHPNNGHYFLFRDKPTVLITSGEHYGAVLNLDFDYITYLNALQADSLNYTRIFTGSYVEDPGAFDISKNTLAPAEGRFICPWKRSDTPGYDNGGNKFDLNTWDEAYFKRLKDFVAEAGKRGIVVEVTLFTSLYGWSDGWKSSPLHPENNINGTDSLIFSKVQTLENRNILPFQEKMVKKIVSELKEYDNVFYEIQNEPWADNSVKLPAVSQGDSILFEWQKSVEVPTEITLAWQKRMAEVITTEEASHTHKHLIAQNYTNFAFTLTETNPAVSIFNFHYAHPEAVQYNYHLNKVIGFDESGFAGSADSTYRKQAWRFMMAGGGLFNNLDYSFTVAKPDGTDQQKAPGGGSPALRKQLSELKKFMESLDFIHLKPAQELVKNADKKGVFVLANSGKEYALFAENTVSEAIGLELAAGKYSLEWLNPENGTSIKTDTLIHSTGTATLSMPVDVGDIALHIRQTN, from the coding sequence ATGAGATACATACCTTTACTAATATTGTTACTGGCAGCCTGCCAGGGGAAACCAACCGAAGAACGCCAGCAGCAAAAGCAGCAACCAAAGCCCATCAGTTTGCATCCCAATAACGGACATTATTTTTTGTTCAGGGATAAGCCTACAGTACTGATTACTTCCGGAGAACATTATGGCGCCGTGTTAAACCTGGATTTCGATTATATTACCTACTTAAACGCCCTGCAAGCTGATTCGCTCAATTATACCCGGATTTTTACCGGTTCGTATGTGGAAGATCCTGGGGCTTTCGACATTTCGAAGAATACCTTGGCACCGGCGGAAGGCCGTTTTATCTGTCCCTGGAAACGGAGTGATACACCAGGATATGATAATGGGGGTAATAAATTCGATCTGAATACCTGGGATGAAGCCTATTTTAAACGCCTCAAAGATTTTGTTGCGGAAGCCGGCAAACGGGGGATTGTGGTAGAAGTTACGTTGTTTACTTCACTATATGGCTGGAGCGATGGATGGAAAAGCAGTCCTTTGCATCCTGAAAATAACATCAATGGCACTGATTCTCTTATCTTCTCCAAGGTTCAAACCCTGGAAAATAGAAATATTCTGCCCTTTCAGGAAAAAATGGTGAAAAAGATCGTGAGCGAGCTGAAAGAATATGACAATGTTTTCTATGAAATCCAGAATGAACCCTGGGCAGATAACAGCGTAAAACTCCCTGCTGTAAGCCAGGGGGATAGTATACTTTTTGAGTGGCAAAAAAGTGTCGAGGTGCCAACTGAAATTACCTTGGCCTGGCAGAAACGAATGGCTGAAGTAATTACTACAGAGGAAGCTAGCCATACCCACAAACACCTGATTGCCCAGAACTATACCAATTTTGCCTTCACCCTTACAGAAACAAATCCGGCTGTTTCCATATTTAATTTCCATTATGCCCATCCAGAGGCTGTCCAGTATAATTATCACTTAAATAAAGTAATTGGTTTTGATGAATCCGGATTTGCAGGAAGTGCAGATTCTACCTACCGGAAGCAGGCATGGCGGTTTATGATGGCTGGCGGAGGATTATTCAATAACCTGGATTATTCATTTACTGTAGCCAAACCAGATGGCACTGACCAGCAGAAAGCGCCGGGAGGAGGCAGTCCGGCCTTACGCAAGCAACTATCTGAACTCAAAAAGTTTATGGAAAGTCTTGATTTTATTCACCTGAAACCGGCTCAGGAATTAGTAAAAAACGCAGATAAAAAAGGTGTGTTTGTGCTGGCCAATTCCGGAAAGGAGTATGCCTTATTTGCTGAAAATACTGTATCAGAAGCAATAGGCCTGGAACTTGCGGCTGGAAAGTATAGCCTGGAATGGCTCAATCCTGAGAATGGCACTAGTATTAAGACAGATACACTTATACACAGCACTGGAACAGCTACTCTGAGTATGCCAGTGGATGTGGGAGATATTGCCTTACATATCCGGCAGACCAACTAA
- a CDS encoding aldo/keto reductase, which yields MKYHQLRNSGLQVSEISFGCMSLSGDESQDIQLLHQALDQGINFFDTADLYEKGVNEEKVGNAFKDRRQKVILATKVGNQWRSDGSGWDWNPTKSYILKAADESLKRLQTDYIDLYQLHGGTLNDPIDETIEAFEILQQQGKIRYYGISSIRPNVIREYVKRSNIVSVMMQYSLLDRRPEEECLDLLHHHNIGVLVRGSVARGLLVDKPAEAYLNYSAEQVQAVAEAVAKVAKSKTKRASVAVRYVLQHPAVASAVVGIRTPAQLESALLVPESPVLSSSQLQKLCDSVPANQYVEHR from the coding sequence ATGAAATACCATCAGTTAAGAAATTCGGGTTTACAAGTAAGCGAAATCAGCTTTGGATGTATGTCGCTGAGTGGCGACGAGAGCCAGGATATACAGCTTTTACACCAGGCGCTGGATCAGGGGATTAATTTTTTTGATACAGCCGATCTCTATGAAAAAGGAGTCAACGAAGAAAAAGTAGGAAACGCTTTTAAAGACAGGCGGCAAAAGGTAATACTGGCAACCAAAGTGGGAAACCAGTGGCGCTCCGATGGAAGCGGCTGGGACTGGAACCCAACCAAATCCTATATTCTCAAAGCGGCAGATGAAAGCCTGAAACGCTTGCAAACAGACTATATTGATCTATACCAGTTACACGGCGGCACCCTCAACGACCCTATTGACGAAACCATCGAAGCTTTTGAAATTTTGCAGCAGCAGGGAAAAATCCGTTATTATGGCATTTCTTCCATCCGTCCGAATGTGATCCGGGAATATGTGAAACGTTCTAACATCGTGAGTGTAATGATGCAGTACAGTTTACTGGACCGGCGGCCGGAAGAAGAATGTCTGGATTTGCTGCATCACCACAATATTGGCGTTCTGGTGAGGGGAAGTGTAGCCAGAGGCTTGTTAGTTGACAAACCTGCCGAAGCCTATTTAAATTATTCAGCCGAACAGGTACAGGCAGTGGCGGAGGCGGTAGCAAAAGTAGCCAAAAGCAAAACGAAAAGGGCTTCTGTTGCTGTACGTTATGTATTGCAGCATCCGGCGGTAGCATCAGCTGTCGTAGGTATCCGAACACCAGCACAACTGGAATCCGCTTTATTGGTTCCAGAATCACCAGTTCTTTCTTCCTCTCAATTGCAGAAATTGTGTGATTCTGTTCCAGCAAATCAATATGTGGAACATAGGTAA
- a CDS encoding PQQ-dependent sugar dehydrogenase, translating into MRKLSLYCTAFSLAALLAACNPGETSNQNQTANDSSTADTTSIANATQSVSLPEPSKSEKRFSNVIGWTDGKTPIAPNGFMVEKFAANLRNPRWIYQAPNGDIFVSEANTEPDVKEKIKNELSGKDDSQNLGKSANRITIFRDTNQDGKPDKQETFLSGLNKPFGMLILNNYFYVANTDGLWRYPYKEGQTSILTKGEKILELPAGGYNNHWTRNIIASADGSKLYISVGSASNVAEHGLKEEERRAAILEINPDGSGERIYASGLRNPVGMDWAPGTNTLWTAVNERDELGDELVPDYITSVKSSGFYGWPYAYLGQNEDPRRKGERPDLVKQTLVPDVPLAAHSASLGLAFYDQKKFPEKYRNGAFIAQHGSWNRSEFSGYKVVFVAFQNGKPSGKPEDFLTGFIANDKDVYGRPVGITVLQDGSLLVADDASNTLWRVSASSSQQTEADD; encoded by the coding sequence ATGCGAAAACTATCCTTATACTGTACAGCATTTTCTCTGGCAGCCTTATTAGCTGCCTGCAATCCAGGCGAAACAAGCAATCAGAACCAGACTGCTAATGATTCATCAACAGCTGACACCACCTCTATTGCCAATGCCACTCAATCGGTTTCTTTACCCGAACCTTCAAAATCTGAGAAGAGGTTCAGCAACGTAATTGGCTGGACTGACGGCAAAACCCCTATCGCTCCGAATGGATTTATGGTAGAAAAATTTGCTGCCAATCTGCGGAATCCCCGGTGGATCTACCAGGCTCCCAATGGAGATATATTTGTGTCGGAAGCCAATACAGAACCAGATGTGAAGGAAAAAATCAAAAATGAGCTTTCCGGAAAAGATGATTCTCAGAACCTGGGAAAAAGTGCCAACCGGATTACTATTTTCAGGGACACTAACCAGGATGGAAAGCCTGACAAACAAGAAACCTTCCTAAGCGGTCTTAATAAGCCTTTCGGAATGCTGATTCTCAATAACTATTTCTATGTAGCTAATACTGATGGCTTATGGCGCTATCCGTATAAGGAGGGGCAAACGTCTATTTTAACCAAAGGAGAGAAAATTCTTGAACTGCCGGCTGGTGGCTATAATAACCACTGGACAAGGAACATTATCGCCAGTGCGGATGGCTCTAAACTATATATTTCGGTGGGTTCTGCCAGTAACGTAGCCGAACATGGTTTAAAAGAAGAAGAACGCAGAGCTGCTATTCTGGAAATCAATCCGGATGGTTCAGGCGAACGCATCTATGCCAGTGGTTTACGTAACCCGGTAGGTATGGACTGGGCTCCCGGTACAAATACCTTATGGACAGCAGTAAATGAACGGGATGAACTGGGCGACGAGCTGGTACCAGATTATATCACCAGTGTGAAATCAAGCGGTTTTTATGGGTGGCCATACGCTTATTTAGGCCAGAATGAAGACCCCCGCCGCAAAGGTGAACGGCCTGATCTGGTAAAACAAACCCTTGTTCCTGATGTTCCTCTTGCTGCGCACAGTGCATCCTTAGGACTGGCTTTTTATGACCAGAAAAAGTTTCCGGAAAAATACCGCAATGGTGCTTTTATCGCGCAGCATGGTTCCTGGAATCGTTCTGAGTTTTCGGGATATAAAGTTGTTTTCGTGGCTTTTCAGAATGGCAAACCTTCCGGCAAACCCGAAGATTTCCTGACTGGCTTTATTGCCAATGACAAAGATGTATATGGCCGTCCGGTAGGAATTACTGTATTGCAGGATGGGTCGTTGCTGGTGGCTGATGATGCGAGTAATACCCTCTGGCGGGTAAGTGCCAGCAGTAGCCAGCAGACAGAAGCTGATGATTAA
- a CDS encoding aldose 1-epimerase family protein, whose product MAILENEFLKINIRNKGAELTSLIDKTSGTEHLWQGDPSIWNWHAPNLFPVVGGCLNNQLQIGDKTYPMERHGFARQSEFHVNKSTNEQAIFSLPSSPKTKQVYPYDFDFQIEYTLKEKELSITYRVINTSRERMYFSVGAHPAFNVPFTSSEQYTDYFLEFEHEEKLERHLLSGSGLFNGKTEPIALEGNKLLLTKDLFKQDALVFKNLSSSVITLRSRNHNQFVRVAYSQFPYMGIWAKPGADFLCIEPWLGCADSEGEPVDISRKEAIQQVEAGNVFEKVFTITIGQ is encoded by the coding sequence ATGGCCATACTTGAAAATGAATTCCTGAAAATAAATATCCGAAACAAAGGAGCAGAACTCACTTCCCTGATAGACAAAACCTCTGGCACTGAACACCTCTGGCAAGGCGACCCATCCATATGGAACTGGCATGCGCCAAACCTGTTCCCGGTGGTTGGCGGTTGCCTGAATAATCAATTACAGATCGGGGATAAAACCTATCCGATGGAAAGACATGGGTTTGCCAGGCAATCTGAGTTTCATGTGAATAAGTCTACCAATGAACAGGCCATCTTCTCACTTCCTTCGAGTCCTAAAACAAAACAGGTGTATCCCTACGATTTCGATTTTCAGATTGAATATACACTCAAAGAGAAAGAGTTGAGCATTACCTACCGGGTGATCAATACAAGCCGGGAGCGCATGTATTTTTCGGTGGGTGCCCATCCGGCATTTAATGTGCCTTTTACCTCATCCGAACAGTATACGGACTATTTTCTTGAGTTTGAACACGAAGAAAAACTGGAAAGACATTTACTTTCCGGCTCTGGTCTTTTCAACGGGAAAACTGAGCCGATTGCGCTGGAGGGCAATAAACTTCTGCTTACCAAAGACCTGTTCAAGCAGGATGCGCTCGTATTTAAAAATTTATCATCCAGCGTGATAACACTCCGGAGCAGAAACCATAACCAGTTTGTACGGGTAGCATACTCCCAGTTTCCATATATGGGCATCTGGGCAAAACCAGGGGCAGATTTTTTGTGCATCGAGCCCTGGCTAGGCTGCGCCGATTCGGAAGGTGAGCCCGTAGATATTTCCAGGAAAGAAGCCATTCAACAGGTAGAAGCTGGAAATGTATTTGAAAAAGTATTTACAATCACCATTGGTCAGTAA
- a CDS encoding response regulator, whose protein sequence is MERIRQLLIIDDDLASRRLMVEAAKELFVHTKIITYPNALDALSYITTYCIPTLDNPHVFCPELILLDVNLPVIDGYEFLSELHSIEGLQHNNTSILLVSSLPYEKEKRKVALFPVLGYLEKPVTLENLRFALKNILPE, encoded by the coding sequence ATGGAAAGAATCAGGCAACTGCTTATTATTGACGATGATCTGGCCAGTCGGCGACTGATGGTGGAAGCAGCAAAAGAGCTTTTCGTCCATACAAAAATTATTACCTATCCCAATGCCTTAGATGCCTTGTCATACATTACAACCTATTGTATTCCTACACTCGACAACCCTCATGTATTCTGTCCGGAACTGATCCTGCTGGATGTGAACCTGCCTGTTATTGATGGCTATGAATTTTTATCGGAACTACATTCAATAGAAGGCTTGCAGCATAACAATACATCAATATTACTGGTGAGCAGCCTGCCGTACGAGAAGGAAAAACGCAAAGTTGCCTTGTTTCCGGTGTTGGGCTATTTAGAAAAACCGGTCACACTTGAGAATTTACGTTTTGCCCTAAAAAACATTTTGCCGGAATAA